In Halogeometricum borinquense DSM 11551, a single genomic region encodes these proteins:
- a CDS encoding carboxymuconolactone decarboxylase family protein, whose amino-acid sequence MSRLPLLELDEIPEEYHYLFSDDYLGDRHIFRAWAHNPEVLEATLEYLNTLYDQLGERRKELVILTVARARGARYEWHQHVDIARDKGVTVEEMQAIGGGDLSVFDDTEYVLLQYARAVESGTVTDQIHEALTRQYSPPEIVALGLLVDFYVGLCNYIASIDLPFEGGEFIGWTPDEETISNRFE is encoded by the coding sequence ATGTCACGACTTCCGCTACTTGAGTTAGACGAAATCCCGGAGGAGTACCACTACCTGTTCAGCGACGACTATCTGGGCGACCGCCACATCTTCCGTGCATGGGCGCACAACCCCGAAGTTCTCGAAGCGACGCTGGAGTATTTGAACACGCTGTACGATCAACTCGGAGAGAGACGCAAAGAACTGGTGATCCTCACCGTCGCAAGGGCTCGCGGCGCTCGCTACGAGTGGCACCAACACGTCGATATCGCCCGCGACAAGGGCGTTACAGTCGAGGAAATGCAAGCGATCGGTGGCGGTGACCTCTCAGTGTTCGACGACACCGAGTACGTCCTGCTCCAGTACGCTCGGGCCGTCGAATCCGGAACAGTCACCGACCAGATACACGAGGCACTCACTCGGCAGTACTCACCGCCCGAGATTGTTGCGCTCGGCCTCCTCGTGGACTTCTACGTCGGACTGTGCAACTATATCGCCTCCATCGATCTCCCGTTCGAGGGTGGCGAGTTCATCGGCTGGACGCCCGACGAAGAGACGATATCGAACCGCTTCGAGTAA
- a CDS encoding MmgE/PrpD family protein, producing the protein MATTQSIAEFVEAANYDNFDEKVVEELKKRVLDSVGIGIGALGAEPVEVVFETVSGVDESGSCTLWGRDASASAPQAAMHNTALTRYLDYMDSFLAPGETPHPSDNIGSIIACGEQTGASGKDLIEAVGVAYELQGELAWNAPVRDKGWDHVTHTVLSAAAGAGSILGLNHEQLRNAVGIAGTAHNALRVTRTGGINEWKGIASANAARNAVYSCLLAANGMEGPKNLFEGQKGWKQIISGDFDVELDPNCERVFDTMTKRYVAETYAQSAVEGLIELAEREKIEAEQVEEIHLDTFHGAKLIIGGGEGSRYEVETKAQADHSLPYMLAAALIDREMTNDAYDPERIQRDDVQSLLRTVTVEEDPKLTERFESGEMPANITVTLDDGTTHEVQKDDFQGHPNNPMDWEQVEEKFETMTSGRYDQQRRDEIVHTVKHLEEHEITELVELLN; encoded by the coding sequence ATGGCAACGACACAGTCGATTGCAGAGTTTGTTGAGGCAGCCAACTACGACAATTTTGACGAAAAGGTAGTCGAGGAACTCAAAAAGCGCGTTCTCGACTCCGTGGGAATTGGCATTGGCGCACTCGGGGCGGAACCCGTCGAAGTCGTTTTTGAGACGGTTTCCGGGGTAGACGAAAGCGGTTCCTGCACGCTCTGGGGTCGGGATGCAAGCGCGTCGGCACCGCAGGCCGCCATGCACAACACGGCATTAACCCGATATCTGGATTATATGGATTCGTTTCTCGCACCGGGAGAGACACCCCATCCGAGCGACAATATCGGCAGTATCATCGCCTGTGGTGAGCAGACCGGTGCGTCGGGGAAGGATCTCATAGAAGCCGTCGGCGTCGCTTACGAGTTGCAGGGCGAACTCGCCTGGAATGCGCCGGTTCGGGACAAAGGTTGGGATCACGTCACGCACACTGTGCTCTCGGCCGCCGCAGGCGCCGGTTCGATTCTCGGACTCAACCACGAGCAACTGCGTAACGCCGTCGGCATCGCTGGAACCGCACATAACGCGCTTCGAGTAACTCGAACTGGCGGAATCAACGAGTGGAAAGGAATCGCCAGCGCCAACGCCGCACGCAATGCGGTATACTCCTGTCTGTTAGCCGCCAACGGGATGGAGGGTCCGAAGAACCTCTTCGAGGGACAAAAAGGCTGGAAACAGATCATCAGCGGTGACTTCGACGTCGAACTCGATCCGAACTGCGAGCGCGTGTTCGATACGATGACGAAACGCTACGTCGCCGAAACGTACGCCCAGTCAGCCGTCGAGGGTCTCATCGAACTCGCAGAGAGAGAGAAAATCGAGGCCGAACAGGTCGAAGAGATTCACCTTGACACGTTCCACGGAGCGAAACTGATCATCGGCGGCGGAGAGGGATCACGCTATGAGGTCGAGACGAAAGCACAGGCGGACCACTCGTTACCGTACATGCTTGCGGCAGCGTTGATCGACCGCGAGATGACGAACGACGCCTACGATCCGGAACGAATCCAGCGCGACGACGTTCAATCACTGCTCAGGACGGTCACAGTCGAGGAAGACCCGAAACTAACCGAGCGTTTCGAGTCGGGCGAGATGCCCGCGAACATTACGGTGACGCTCGACGACGGTACAACCCACGAGGTTCAAAAGGACGACTTCCAAGGCCACCCGAACAATCCGATGGATTGGGAACAAGTCGAAGAAAAGTTCGAGACGATGACCAGCGGCCGGTACGACCAACAGCGTCGTGACGAAATCGTCCATACCGTAAAGCACCTCGAAGAACACGAAATCACCGAACTGGTCGAACTCCTGAACTAA
- a CDS encoding ABC transporter substrate-binding protein: MSLDPVGTIPFEQPPETVVSGWGFVGDVLMALGQADRIVGMSRPGFWFQGFYELLPGVSMRDTTAIPNTVSKGYSLNEELLYELDPDLLATDPNRFIAWYGSDTATVESLVDDIAPFFGNESRSKRPSGWPNWPTGEDYDYYAIPEFVERYGQVFQEQKRATAMVDLYETTLDDITSRLPPLDERPTVGVLSAFTNPENSGHFGVSNPIPALDATHELKHYGDLGVVDAFAEQYGEERGHYDLTVGFEGLLAVDPDVLIFDEAVNALGGQTVYGNTKAYERTLELLRTDDIGQRLTAVQNDRLYPGGTGSQGPIINLFQTEMLAKQLYPAEFGPWRGLGETPTDEQLFDRQRVADIINGDL, translated from the coding sequence GTGTCGCTTGATCCGGTCGGAACGATCCCCTTCGAGCAACCACCCGAAACGGTCGTTAGCGGTTGGGGATTTGTCGGTGACGTGTTGATGGCGCTCGGGCAAGCCGACCGTATCGTCGGGATGTCCCGACCTGGTTTCTGGTTTCAAGGGTTCTACGAACTTCTTCCGGGCGTCTCAATGCGTGATACGACCGCGATCCCCAACACCGTCTCGAAGGGGTACAGTCTCAACGAGGAGTTGCTCTACGAACTCGACCCGGATCTGCTGGCAACGGATCCCAACCGATTCATCGCATGGTATGGGAGTGATACCGCGACCGTCGAGTCACTCGTTGACGACATCGCGCCGTTCTTCGGCAACGAAAGCCGATCGAAACGTCCCTCTGGATGGCCGAACTGGCCGACTGGTGAGGACTACGACTACTACGCTATCCCAGAGTTTGTCGAGCGATACGGACAGGTCTTTCAGGAGCAAAAGCGTGCCACGGCGATGGTAGACCTCTACGAAACCACTCTTGACGATATCACATCACGTCTCCCACCGCTGGACGAGCGCCCGACCGTTGGTGTACTGAGTGCGTTCACGAATCCGGAGAACAGCGGTCACTTCGGCGTCTCCAACCCGATTCCCGCTCTCGATGCGACCCACGAACTCAAACACTACGGGGACTTGGGAGTTGTTGACGCGTTCGCGGAGCAGTACGGGGAGGAAAGAGGCCATTACGATCTCACAGTCGGCTTCGAAGGGCTGCTTGCGGTTGACCCGGACGTTCTGATCTTCGATGAGGCGGTGAACGCACTCGGCGGACAGACCGTCTACGGAAACACGAAAGCCTACGAGCGGACCCTCGAACTTCTCCGTACCGACGATATCGGCCAGCGACTCACCGCAGTCCAAAACGACCGGTTGTATCCCGGCGGAACGGGATCACAGGGGCCGATTATTAATCTCTTCCAGACCGAAATGCTCGCAAAACAGCTGTATCCAGCGGAGTTCGGTCCGTGGCGCGGACTCGGTGAGACGCCTACGGACGAGCAACTGTTCGACCGTCAACGGGTTGCAGACATCATCAACGGGGATCTCTGA